The Apis cerana isolate GH-2021 linkage group LG10, AcerK_1.0, whole genome shotgun sequence DNA window TAGTTTAAgcgtttttttaattgaatatcttttgTGTATTTAAGCGATGAAAAAAGTGAtatgctttttttaatattgatttttcaatattgttcAAAATGTTCTAATGTACATTTGAAGTAATAACTATGattataacgatattttttttaggttaaattaagcaaaaaatatttaacatattttttgaaattgaaatattttttcatgtgttattaattatcagtcagtgtattatcaataattacaaaCGTATGATAAGTGTATAATGTGTCACTGGTAGAGCATGTATCATCGCGAACATGTTAAAGGTTATGTGACTTATTATGCGCTGTCTGAAGATTAATGATACGATTCGTAAACGGAAACagaattcattttgaaaaacgATTGTTATGTAATCATAATACAACCATAATagtaatatcgaaatatattcgatttgtttaatctaataatggttattttataatttcagacTGCTCTTAGTATTTTCTTTCAAGAAGCTGCGATACCTCCCTGTGCACAAGGACCTGGTACACATTTTGGTCAAGTAAGTTGATTCGTTTTTTGATAGTCATATTATGCAGAAAAGAACCGgtttataaaaatggaaaatataggaCGTAACCATaatttcatgataaaataacgaaaatattcaacgtagttaaatcatttattaaaccattatatatatcgaatattctagaggttttctaaattttatatttatatattttatttaactggTTATTTATGgctataattacaataattattgtgTAATACTAatcaatatcatattaataaacactgacatatttcattaaaatttaaattattagatctaagtttctttttttcaataaattaaattgagaaaaatttatcaaaaaaagttCGATCGTTCCTTTATTCTTGTATCGACATCTAATCGATACGAAACTATTTCCGCGTCAGGAGcgtcgttgtcgtcgtcgtcgtcgtcgtcgtcgtcgtcgtcgtcgtcgtcgtcgtcgtcgtcggttATGGCGGCGATATTCTatcttcttttccctttccaTTGACTCTCTTTATTTATGTCACGTGCAACGATCCACGACACATCACGCGaatgattttattcattaGGTTCGTTGCGCGAATCGCGTCGAGATCACGCgcgagaaatgaaattttttcattgtctTTTGTTCACGTGACattgtttcattttgtttgttttatgaatacttggaatttattcatttcttttcgtcCCGTGAAATTAGTATAGTTTGTTTtactatatattctatatgaaaaaataaaatatcacaacATCCAAagactttaattaatattgatcgaTTTACGTGATAATAGTAGTCCGAGAATCTTATCGAAGTATACaaacacaaataaatatctataaattatatttaatatcttcttaTGTATGGAATTATAACAGATTActaagaatatatttgttacgtttcttttctaaaaaaattcaacgaatCAAAAcagaactttatttttattttaattatatatatatatatatatatatatatttatactattaattgatttacCGCTATTAATCAATGATTTCATACACGATTTATACACACCGGTGATTTACTACATTTTTGTGCATCGTCACGTAACATGAGGGGAAGTGCGCATTCGAGTCATCGATTTGGCTTAAACTTTACTCACGCTCTGCGTcttgtataataatgtattaaattagcaactataaatattattaaacatttcgtaaaaatattatgtttaagatataagaaatataaatgaatcgagataatattttgatataaataattcaattcttgaaatttccaattcatttttttttttgaataaatttttaaaaaaatattataatgttgttATAACTAGATActtgttattttgaattatttatactacATCGTATGCAAATTAGACGGTTGGAAATGAAGTGAGAAATCAATAgccattaaatttcattccgtCTGTCATTGAGTATCAAACTGTTCATTATCGTTGTTGTTTGATAAATGTTATTTCCATCGATTTCACTTCTATTTTtagttgatatttaaatttatattaataatcattatttttgactaattatatatactttatctctgaatttttttattttaattaattttatgataataatttattctaacgtaaaataatttttaattctcgtgtattaattattatttctaaaagaaataataattaaattttgcaattgatcgttttattattattttcgttttgaaaaatttttcacagacttaaaaagttttaacgtAGAATAAcagtaaacataaaatattatcatttttcagttatgtaaatataaatgcaaGACGTATATGACATCATAGATAAAatgtatagataaaatattttcatttatcaatgcgatcaagaaaataaaaaatcgtcaTTATGATGTGTGCCACTCTAATTTCTTATATGAAGTCATATACAATGCGAACACACATATCGCATATGAGATGAGAtcacttaatatattttaataaatgcttatATTACGCGATCTAAGTTGAAtagattatctttttttcgaaatataaaaacgtgagagtacaaaaaaaattaaaaatgtaaaatatttaaatttttattattagtatgtACTTTTACAtactatgattataaaaagaagattcgtaaaatatcaatatttttagaaatattatatcatatatttatatatatttatgtatgacttcataattaatttgtattctaTTCCATATATCATGAATTGTTTCCAATTTGTAACGCAAGCGatgtatttctatttctttcaatataaggaaattattttttgttgaacATTTAGCATTTTATATCTCGcaaattgttttcaattaatatatcatatattatacatgtcATATGTTATACATATCATAATGAATATACATCATAATGAAttttacgttttattttttattatttttaatctttatactttatattaattaatacatttgttTATCGTACAGTTGATATTCacatatgttaatttttttttctcaactgGAAATGTTGCGCAAAAAATACGCTTACGcataaaatttgttgataatgttctaatattttgaaatgagaaattattaaattcaaaaacaaaaaataattacattaaaaatgaaaagagttATTGAAAGtaagttttttaaagaaatatatctaatttaaaatttttaaaagacattttaaattttaaatattagattttaaaatttttaaaatatgatgattaaaaaatataaaaaattttttaaatattctgattaaaattaatcgttacataattataattttcttgattatcgataaaaatacaattaacatAAACTAGGCAAATATCCTACTTAATGAAATCAGTGTCAAGTGTATTTCCAAGAAACACAACGTCATCATTACGCTCGTATTCTATACAAATGCATAGTCGAATAAGCAAAAGGAACATCTATATTGTAGAATTACACGTACGAAAATAACCTTTACAGGATTTCGTTCTTTGCGGATTCGCAGTGGTTGCTTGGTTACAAGCGACATGAATCATCAAGACGAAcgcattatatttgataatattcacTGGCGCGATTCATATGACTTGTATAattgtatgaaaataataacaatgtttGGCGGTCTATTTTCATGCCTTCTGGCATATTCTCATGTGCTAAGAATTCTTCGCGATCGTTtacaaagattataaattgcaGTTGTTTGGCGCTGACACTAGAATTACTAGAACAATCGAAATTAGtgattttttagaaagattacTAGTACACTTACAATTGTATAGTTTACgtcaagataaaaataaatctattttatatttctatttatatttatatatttccatattttatatttattatttaacttaattatgAAAGTCAATTCGATAGTAAATGAGGAATCGTATTAATTTCACAGTCTGTTGCTGTCATTTGCAGCATGGCAACCAAGTATTtgacttaattaaaaaactcatAAAATTATGTGGCATGAACACGTTGATTCAGCAGAATGAGCTCTTCCTTGTTAACTTTTCTGTTTCTtcagagattaaaatttcatttttcttatgatTCACTATAGGAGCTATCTaggaatttaaatcaaaaatttactgAATCCTAATTTCTGAAATGAAATCGTGTTGAGGTTATGTTCCGACATGGGAAACAAaagttatatttctttcattttcctcattcatttttattattagtttgttTTCCttcaataataatcgataaaatgttGAAAGCTTATCTAAACAAGAGGTTTCTAATAATGTTTTGAAGTCTATAAGTTCTCTGCAAATATACAAACATAGAttatgaaacaaaagaaaatattaaatgaaataacttttttctgataaaagtttcaattaaaaagtatttttatcttttcttttctaaatttgtttataattcttatgtgttattttaaaaaatattttaatacaaaaataatttattttgattttaaatattagatagaaattttttaaactttttagtGAGttcaatgaatttgaaatGCAGTATAATGCATCATAATTTACCAATTAGTAAAGAAAAtggtgatataaatatttatttaaattatttagacataataataatacatttacacgtatttaatgaataaataaaagtatttataaaaaaatacaattaatacaaaataaaataaaaaaaataatagattgatgtaataatagatgataaaatattcataaatcatatcgtattactatatttctgttttcgataaattttattatatttattttattttattattatttgtaaaattaaaaagaaatctctacaatagataataaaaaatattaattaaatattaaaatattccttatctatatcaaaacaaaataaataaaatataattcaaattttgttaatttttattattgtattttgcgTCAGTTATTTTCTActgtatatttcatattttatcgatattatcgataaatcgtatttatatttgagtTAACTATCTATAGCTTATCGATACTCGGCGTAACTAACTCGTTTCTTATACATCGAGTGAAGACATCGAGTTGTATCGAGAGCGTTCTTCTTTTCACTGTGAACTTcactaataaatttcaaaacgaTATGAAAGGCAGAGAACCACTGTCAGCAGACAGTTGCTAGGTGTGTTACTATTCTCGGTCGGAGGCATTCCGATAAACTGTGTGCCAAATCTTGGCTCAACATTGGACGAACAACGTTCAAATCTGAGGGCAAAATCCTAGATTTCTCTGACcatttttactttactttcttttccaatatatatacatatgttgtCGAAGTAGACCGCTTCGGGAAGCCATTATGCGACCGCTGAAGTCAGTTGTAAACATTGCATCATGGCACTATAAACAATTGTACGCGTTCAAGTAATTAATTGGTAATGtttctgattattttattatacttatatttatattaaataaaatgctaAATAAGAATCGAAATGAATttcacaattataaatatgtatatatttgactCGAGTAGTGATAAAATGTCggttaattgtattaaattttatttatttctttacatacataaatacatGAACATgtgttttataaatgtttcatcATTTTAGAGATAAGATTTTAGGATTTACTTTTCTTATCATTAGTTATGTCATTTAGGTTAGTAATTTGTATCTATGagttttctacatttttaaatggttaataaatttattaataaatttgaatgaaattgtaagtttgaatttaatttgtgTCAcggtattattaataatatttctaaatatttattgtaattaacaaaatttatttaatcgtatTTTACATATccataattatctttatttgcatatatgtttaactttttaaaaaaaatttataaaattaaatttaaaaattataacaaattttgatttgcactttcttatttatttatatatagctaATCGACAGTGCATCGAAGAACACAAGAACACATGTGCATCTTATATTGTTGCTTTCTGTCCACCTGGTGGTACGCTGACATCACATTCAGGAGCCAAAGGTTCAATGACCTTAACAACTGACGAGTAGTTCTTACTCACAGAAAGCTACTTTTGTTGTTCTCTTTTCACCCGCCTACCATAGATGTGTGTCGCTTCATTGCGGCTTACGTAAAACATTCGTTGGATATTTTTAGCTTTATAGACAAACCAATGTCTTGTTCCGTATTTCCGAGACACAAGCAGGAAACAAGCGTAACTCTTTCCTGATAATTTCCTATCCAtcggaaaatatataattgcctAGTCAAATGAATGAAACACGAAATGCTGTAATACTTCATAaacatgtattatataatgatccATCGTAGAATTtgtttaagataattaatattagcaAAGGAATTAAATACTTctacatatgtatgtatatatattgattacaagaatatatttatataattgaagtaagaaatattcgtaattaattcataatggaagaatattatataattgaagtcagaaattttcataataaatatataaaagtttaacgATTGATAACCgttaacaaaatttgaaatttaaaatattttcttttcttagcgaatttaaataatcaaatattaaagtttccttaaataaatataatctttttataagtataaattttttcaaagcagtataaatatacacagtgtgaaaaaaatatttacataaaaatgtttttattaaatgaataaaatattaatacaaatgaaGGAAACATTGATGACAAAGTAACAATCATGTAggtgtttttttataactgttaattgatatttaactcTTACGTAATGAAATGTAAGCATACAAAATACTTATTCTTAATCGATGTGTTAAACCTGTATTCTCATAGGTTTTAAAGTCAAACATGAAAAGGAGGTTGATGTAAGTATCGATCTTCAAACGAAGAATCTATGTTTACGACTATATAGACATGCGTCCTAGTCTCGacctaaataattatacatgcaATATTCAGAGATATAAACATATgtagatatttaaaacaattaaatcgaTTAGTATTACCGATTACTATTgcaattactataaaaatatatttcttttgtagATTACTCCATGTAATACACCGGCTACACCACCAAATTTCCCTGATGCACTCTTAGCGTTTTCCAAAATGTCTGCGGGCGACAAAACTCCTTCgggtaaatttcatttttattatatatttcgtttcaaataaatatatttattaaaagaatattttttctcaacGTTAATCGatgatatattttcgtataattttttcttaaatctttttccactaaattcgaacgattcattttctttattttattatgttttccaACCAGCGAGGATTATTTCTATCCGCAATGTATACATTaatgaattcataaaaatgtaaagataCATTCTTGTGTCGCAaatctttgttattttataattacactcTTGTTTTATGTCTCATTTAtgcatatgtaaattaaagaataaattcgtTTTATCATTATCAGGAATGTCGCCAAGTCAAAATGGATTGCATCAGAATTCGATGCAGATCGGGATGGCGGCGCAACACCATGGAGGACGGTGTAGTGTAACCGGGAATGCGCAACAGCAAACACAGAGTCAACAATTGGGCCTAGGCGAACCACAGAGATAAAAGAAACTCGTGATTCGGCGGCCCGTGTGTAAGATCCCGAGGTCGCACGATGTGCATGTAAACGGTGTTTAAAACAGGAAGCATGGTTTATAAAAGATCGACTGGCTCCCCAGGATTATACGCTGTGTAACCACAAGAGCGATTATTAGCCGAGATTCACACGCTCGTATCTCCTTATCCCTAGAAAAAGGACGCaagattttctgaaaaattgtgTGCACGgtggaaaattcaaataattatttagacgTGCACCTAGAAGAAACGAGATCTCTCTCCATAGAAAGGGGATCCTCATCTTTCATCGACTATAATACGgtatatatgaatttctagACTAGGTACGATACGATCCTCTGTTGTTTATTCTTGTTATTCTTTGATATATGTTGTATATTGAAAGACGCAAGACGATCGAGCCTGTTGAAACATctcgcgagaaaaaaaaaaagctcttGTCTTCTTCCATTGGATTATTCTGAGTGAtacacgtaaaaaaaaagaaaaaaaagaaaaaaaaaaaaaagaaaaaaaaaagaagagaaaagaacatAAAGAAAGAGGAAGTTTGCAAagagattatttcttttttctctctctcctttttaaaAACTGTACTTCTGGGACGGTAGTTCCTATGGTTATGAAAGACAGCGATACTCTCCTTAGCGTTTATGAAATTAGTATGCGTCCAGAATGCCGCTTGTTGTAAATGAGTAGCGAGAAGCCTCCTCCACCGTCCCGGGTATCTTCCTTGTTGTTTCTCGATCTACAGAACTCGCGGCTAGATAGGAAACATTTGCGGTTCATGGACCGCTGAAGTCAATGAGAAATCGAATATCACTTCCACACCATAGTACAAAAAATTGCCGACACTGGATAGCATTTAGCGAtgaattttagttattttttcttttttcttttttttttttttttatcacaattgAGCGACATAATCaatgtaatttgattttagTAGTTTAGTAACCAcgagttgaaaaatattatcttactcGTATTTCTTGTCATCTGTTATTTTTGATGACAATCTTGATGATGACTTGATCCAgtgattttgtataaaatctgATTTTGTCGGCActgttttgtaataataataataataataatgataaagatgTAAGTCGAATAAAAggcaaaaaaaattgttcatgcTCAACGCGAAACGAGTAATGGATAAAAATACGAGGCTATTATAATGAATGCGAAATTACgatgaattattatgtaaaaaattgtaaaaagaaatttactgATTATGTAATGTCCACTAAGTATTTATGTAAAGTGATTTGAAGAACTATACTAtacattttttagaaatcattCATACGGAGAAATCACTTGCTCAGATAGTATCCAGTGTAggtcattttttttctacgagAAAAAAAGCAGTGGAGCCATATTAGCTGAGCTGTTTCATCGTCAATTCAATTTACACATAGGAAAACAAATAGAGATTTCGTACTTCTTCACATGTAAATGATTTAATCATAGATTTCGTATTATTCGCAGAAATTCTTATACAACAGCTTATTGTAATTTACCTAAccagtatataataaaaactgttTTCCATTCATTCTTATATACACATCGATAATCGATGATGTACACCTGAagcttattttcattttcgattcgacgatCTTTCTcacaaaataatctatttattttcatgacaCGTCTTATATTGATTCATATTTAGTTTCAAACAAATGAaagacattttattatttgaataagcaTATAGAAACTTAAAATGTATTAGAAAGTTGCAGATTTCattgcaattaataaataatataaaaatcagtctcgaaagaaaagagacaTCATGATCagtataatcaaattttcagaGAGATGGAATAGTTCAAGTTTTCGAGTTTCGCTGCAGCTTCATCACTGTGCATTCATTTGTGTAAATACGATAGAAATGatgttatatgaaaattgagTATGATGAAACGTTTTTCTGTAAGGTATACGCTTTAATGTCTTTTTTGTGTTTGTAACGTATAGATCAGTGTCCCGTGATATGTTAtagtttatatgttatattttgtttttgtgaCCTGATcatgaaatatgtataatgtattaaaatttgtactgGCGTGAcatgatatttttagaaaaatgttattcatattaattatatagaaattttagaacACTGATCTaaacaaattatgaaaatactattatgttaaagctattattattattattgtttatatttgactatcaataataataaataatgtttatgtacataattttgaaaaaaatgatttaaataaaacattaataatggTGCTTTCATagacttttatgtaattttatgtaattcttaTTCATATGCGTGAGTATACCCTTTGTACTTTAgatttgaaaagaaacaattCGGTTATAAATTTCGgtattaacatatatacatataataaaatgatcaatAATGAGTGTAAATACAAGCGATGTGATTTGAATGTTTGCATTGCTACAtaaattacgattttaaatCTATGCAATGAGACTTTccgttataataaaaatgacttatttttataacattacaaaatatcataatatcaattagtaataatttcataaaatattaatgtacaaTTTCGTATCTCTATATGCAACACTGCTTGTTACGTTATTTATATCAGTGGTTATAGAAAtgagtgatatatatatataatatatttagtacatagtatttgtaaaaaaattgaaaatctcaCTATTTAAaagtcatatttttttatgtttctacACCTCTTCCTAAACCAGACCATCTGTCTGGTACTGGTAAGAAATATCGGTGCATAGCAGCTATAAAACGAGCTCGATATTCTTCAGGTGATATTATTGTTGGCAATTTTCCCTGGCCACCTAATATACCTGATTTCTTCACCATTGTTTCTAACTTTTTATCCCAAGTAAACGTccttatataatctataattatataatatatataaaaatatgttatatctaaaaatataattttctataaacttACCTATTATACCTAAAACGAGTTCATCCGAGTTTGGTTCTAAACCaactaataatgaataatccaTTACAGAATTATCAGCCAGAAATTTAGTATCTTGTTCAATGGCTTTATTTAAAACTGCTTTGGAATGTGATCTAATATAGAGCGGTGAATCACAACTCactgaaaatatatcttgtatttaattcagaaatttttatataaaaaattattaataattatatataatataacgcttactgtttaataaattttcatcgagtAATACAAGCTCTCCTTCGTGGCACATATCATCGGGATTTACGAGCCGATTTCTTACCGATCcctttaaatcaaatttatccgTTATTGCTctcttgtaaaataaattttccattaccAATACGCTAGTTCGAAGTGCTGCATTTGTTGTATTATTCTTGAAAGATACTCGATAAACACCGACTATTTTTCCCAACAATGTTGGTTGCTTAGTTTGTTGACACTTTTCcatataagagaaataatttggtgcaaattcaagaaatatttgcatttctaGTCTAGACATCTCTTTTATGATAAACCTGTCATCTGCAACAAAAAATGTGTTgacaaatgatataaataacacattagaaatttcattttctatacataatttatcacatatattacatatatgtaaacaTATATTCATACAATTTGATACCTCGAGTTTTACAGAAAGTACTTCCACTTTTACCACCTCTTGCAGCCCATTGTACACTCCGACTTAAACTTCTCGTAAAACCATCTTCTCCACATGGTAAAACATTTTCTCTAAAAGCAGCAAATTGGGCAGCAAAATATATTCTGCAATAGAAATTTGTCGTTACATCATTAAATTGAACTTCAATATAATTCTGCtgctttgttatttttttgtctTCATCTATTTCTGTAGTCATTGATGGATTTTGTATGCAAGAATCCATATTTGAAATGCTTTTATCAGAATCTAAAGGACTTGTAGGATTTGGACTGTTTCctcgaaaaaatgataaaacggACGGTCGCTTAAATTCTCCAGATTGTGTGACATcaggaaaattttctttattttcgggAAATTTACGTTTGTTTAAAGGGCTGGGATTTAAATCCGGACCTTTTACGGTACGCGTTAATTCATGAAGTGCGTGTTTATAATCATGCGAATCTAATGCATATGCAATTATAGATGATGGTTCTGTTTCATATACTACTATAGGTACAACTGATctgtaaaacaaaaaatattttagtatattaattaaccaCGTATAATTATCTCTAATATATCACATACAcagaaaagttttaatataattaacaaaccCAAGAGGAAGTAAATGATGTTCCAAAGTTCCTAAAGGATTTGGTATTGGTTGAGTAACAGGAACAGAAGGCAATAA harbors:
- the LOC107994231 gene encoding UBA-like domain-containing protein 2 isoform X2, with the protein product MSRAREKLTALSIFFQEAAIPPCAQGPGTHFGQITPCNTPATPPNFPDALLAFSKMSAGDKTPSGMSPSQNGLHQNSMQIGMAAQHHGGRCSVTGNAQQQTQSQQLGLGEPQR
- the LOC107994231 gene encoding UBA-like domain-containing protein 2 isoform X1, which gives rise to MDTLREQVMINQFVLAAGCAREQAKQLLQAAHWQFETALSIFFQEAAIPPCAQGPGTHFGQITPCNTPATPPNFPDALLAFSKMSAGDKTPSGMSPSQNGLHQNSMQIGMAAQHHGGRCSVTGNAQQQTQSQQLGLGEPQR